CatcttctttgtttttcatattttcatttccAGTTTATGACAGGTACATTACCATACCCTACTGCGGTCTGGCGGTGGAGGAGGAGGACGAGGATATGGGATATCCTTTTGTGCTGGCTGTAGTTCACGACGAGGATATTGGATATCCTTTGCTGCTGGTAGTACTACTGCAGTATGAGGATATGGGATATCCTTTTGTGCTGGCGGTAGTTCACGACGAGGAGATGGGATATCCTCTGCTGCTGGCTGTTTTACTGCAGTACGAGGATATGGGATATCCTTTTGTGCCGCGTGAATATCATCTTTTAGGAACTTGACTACCTTCTCAAACTGCTTGAAATCGTTAATAGAGCTAGCTGTGTCCACTTGGCTTTCCTTCAGACTAGGTGGCCATTGAAGGTTTCTTTGAATACCCTGAAAGTCTCCCCAACATTTTTTGGCTTGTTCATAGTTACCCAACGTGATATAAATGATAGCCTGTACGTGTAATCATTTTCACAATTAAAGGCAACAAACTTGTCAATATTAAATTAGAGCAGTGTTACATGTACTACTTACAatattacttataattttacatacaaaactcattttgttgtttttttaaaaaaaaaattcaaatttcataattctcatcttatcaatAGTTGATACgtagagaaataaattttttttttttaaaagtttttcttatttacagttagcattttttattaaattatggtttataaagaaaaataataatatcatatcaCATCATGTGCACATGATCAACATAACATCATGATTACGTCTATAGTAATTGCATGTCGGTGTTAATACAACTAATATCTTTGCAACTATATGCttaattcaaacattttttgtaattaatagaTCGAGGGATAGGCGTAGCATGTGATTGATCAACTCATCATGAGTTGGatatagaatataatttttgaccCATGCAACTCCATAATTAATTACATGCATGaatattaaattatctcatgCATGATAAGCTGGCGGCCGGGTGATCTTCAGTGAAATTAACAAGTGATCCCAATTGCCTAGTTGTGATTTAAATGCATGCATGATTTTTGGTTGTCAAGAAGGCAAAAGATCAGAGCTCCTTACCTTGTACAGTGGTCGTCGCGCATCAGTAATCTCTTCATCTTTCAAGCATTCGCAATTTAAAGCCTTTTCAAAATCTTCCTATGGATATATATGTTCAAATAGCTAGTGAGAAAATCTGGAGGAAACTGATAATGATATTATGCATGCTTTGCGTGCAATGTTGGATGGAAGTGATAAGTCCCTTGAAAACATTGcaactatcattgctttgtcattgtatatatattggGAAATCAAGCTGTAGGCTAGGAAGCATATTCATGAAAGGGGTGAGGGTGCTTGTTTGCAGATCAGTTTGAGTTTAACACCTTGTATATAAGCATTTCGACGAGTGACATTTCAATCTCGTAGGCTGCTTGTGGTTTCCTCTGCTTCCGGGCCTCTCGAAATGCAGTTTCTAGCATCGTCACTGCCTCGCCTACTTCTCCGCTCATTTCCAGATTTTCCACAGCACGCTTCAACGAAAACAAGATTCTTAAATTATACCTCAAATTACAagattctaaaatatttttaaatagaaaacaaaGCTTTCTGAAGATGTAGTAGTCTAGCGAATTTAGAGAAAATTACACCATGTATATACCAGATCACGAATCGTAAGGAACGATTCATAAATTAGCTTTGCTTCTATATAATATCGTTTAAAAAACTATGGGACATATGGGGGAGAAAGCTCATGTAAGTTTGGTGAAGTTCATCTTCTACCTGAATTAAGAACTGAAATATTTGGCAATTTATACAAGTTTGATTGAAAAGTGTGCAAGATGATCAAGGTAGAGAAAGAGGCCTAACCTTCAGTTCACAGAAATCTGGATATGCATCTCCAAGTGCAGTCTTTAACTCATTGGTAGCCTCATCCAACACCATCGCATCCGCTCGGGTATGGCAATAATCAAGCAGTCTCTTCAAGGCTGGTTTGCCACCATGGAGCATTCCAATGGACGCGGATTTTGAAAGAActggttgattatttttaaaagcaCGACTTGCATAACCCCATGCTACATAAACGCCTGTAAATATGACAATGGGTACGGTTGCAGTTGCTGCCATTGCTCCATATTTATGTTTTCTAGAGAAACTTCTGAAAAGGTTTGCCATGTGATGATGTGAATTATATTCAAAGCTTATAATCGAGGAATAATTTCTTCTTAATTTGTAGCTGATCAAGCACCGTCGTACGTATCACGTGAGCAAGTTAAGGAGACGATAGAGGACTCATGTATTAGTAGCTTGCGAAAGGATATGAAATGGTTCCGATTACTAACTTGCAAGGTGGTTAAAGAATGTTGAGCATTTTCAGGaatcaaatttcaaactttatAGAAAGGCTTGTTCCTCTCCTAGAAAAGAAGCAAGAACTTTGCCCATGCTTCCAAAGGAAATTCTTGTGACGTTTTAAGCAAAGCTTTATTCCAAATGCCAGTTCCACGTGGAACAAGAGGGAGAA
This sequence is a window from Carya illinoinensis cultivar Pawnee chromosome 9, C.illinoinensisPawnee_v1, whole genome shotgun sequence. Protein-coding genes within it:
- the LOC122275340 gene encoding uncharacterized protein LOC122275340, which translates into the protein MANLFRSFSRKHKYGAMAATATVPIVIFTGVYVAWGYASRAFKNNQPVLSKSASIGMLHGGKPALKRLLDYCHTRADAMVLDEATNELKTALGDAYPDFCELKRAVENLEMSGEVGEAVTMLETAFREARKQRKPQAAYEIEMSLVEMLIYKEDFEKALNCECLKDEEITDARRPLYKAIIYITLGNYEQAKKCWGDFQGIQRNLQWPPSLKESQVDTASSINDFKQFEKVVKFLKDDIHAAQKDIPYPRTAVKQPAAEDIPSPRRELPPAQKDIPYPHTAVVLPAAKDIQYPRRELQPAQKDIPYPRPPPPPPDRSRVW